A region of Triplophysa rosa linkage group LG16, Trosa_1v2, whole genome shotgun sequence DNA encodes the following proteins:
- the si:rp71-45k5.2 gene encoding forkhead box protein H1, producing MMVNAVNGVYKNLPTSSGVKRGRNKNYATGTYIKLVACVIQDSPNRMLPFKQIMKKLEPSVFGDRKSIENNIRVCLSANSCFTKVPVDPQYPNATKNYWKVDESGITQKMLRRHFNGIIDMFPELSHRTLQRDKCGNAVVLQPIQPICNVPTNKSEVKFTGPFSIASILRPQSDAKHVFEGPFTISRRRTLCYDQSKTRQWL from the exons ATGATGGTTAACGCAGTGAACGGAGTATACAAAAATCTGCCGACATCTAGTGGCGTTAAAAGAGGCagaaacaaaaattatgctaCTGGAACATACATAAAGCTTGTTGCATGTGTAATTCAAGATTCACCGAACAGGATGCTCCCATTTAAACAG ATTATGAAAAAGCTGGAACCGTCTGTTTTCGGAGACCGAAAGAGTATTGAGAACAACATCAGAGTCTGCCTGTCAGCAAACAGCTGCTTTACAAAG GTACCAGTCGATCCACAATATCCAAATGCCACAAAGAACTATTGGAAAGTGGACGAGAGCGGTATTACTCAAAAAATGCTTCGCCGTCATTTCAACGGCATAATCGACATGTTTCCGGAGCTATCCCATCGTACACTCCAGAGGGATAAATGTGGAAATGCTGTTGTTCTTCAGCCAATTCAACCAATTTGCAATGTTCCCACAAACAAAAGTGAGGTGAAGTTTACAGGCCCCTTTTCGATAGCCTCCATATTGCGACCCCAAAGTGATGCAAAGCATGTGTTTGAAGGGCCGTTTACCATATCAAGAAGACGCACACTGTGCTATGACCAGTCTAAAACCCGTCAGTGGCTGTAG